Proteins encoded within one genomic window of Micromonospora halotolerans:
- the nusA gene encoding transcription termination factor NusA — protein sequence MNIDLAALRALEREREIPFDTILAAIETALLTAYRHTDGAEPHARVEIDRKTGAASVYAQEVDADGSVVREWDDTPHDFGRIAAMTAKQVILQRLREATDEVHFGEYVGRDGDLVTGVVQAHEARSEKGIVSVDLGKLEGVLPQSEQVPGERYAHGERIRCVVVHVAKGMRGPQITLSRSHPALVKKLFALEVPEIADGTVEIGAIAREAGHRTKIAVRSTAQGVNAKGACIGPMGQRVRAVMSELHGEKIDIIDWSDDPATFVGNALSPAKALRVEVVDLASRTARVTVPDFQLSLAIGREGQNARLAARLTGWRIDIRSDAEQSGTPGRGGADHVPEAGGAISSS from the coding sequence GTGAACATCGACCTCGCGGCGCTGCGCGCCCTGGAGCGCGAGCGGGAGATCCCGTTCGACACGATCCTCGCGGCGATCGAGACCGCGCTGCTGACCGCCTACCGGCACACCGACGGCGCCGAGCCGCACGCCCGGGTGGAGATCGACCGCAAGACCGGGGCCGCCTCGGTGTACGCCCAGGAGGTGGACGCCGACGGCAGCGTGGTCCGGGAGTGGGACGACACCCCGCACGACTTCGGCCGGATCGCGGCCATGACCGCCAAGCAGGTGATCCTCCAGCGGCTGCGGGAGGCCACCGACGAGGTGCACTTCGGCGAGTACGTCGGCCGCGACGGGGACCTGGTCACCGGCGTGGTGCAGGCGCACGAGGCGCGGTCCGAGAAGGGCATCGTCAGCGTCGACCTGGGCAAGCTGGAGGGCGTCCTGCCCCAGTCCGAGCAGGTCCCCGGTGAGCGGTACGCGCACGGCGAGCGGATCCGCTGCGTCGTGGTGCACGTCGCCAAGGGCATGCGCGGTCCGCAGATCACCCTGTCCCGGTCGCACCCGGCCCTGGTGAAGAAGCTCTTCGCCCTGGAGGTGCCGGAGATCGCCGACGGCACCGTGGAGATCGGTGCCATCGCGCGTGAGGCAGGTCACCGCACGAAGATCGCGGTGCGCTCGACCGCTCAGGGGGTCAACGCCAAGGGCGCCTGCATCGGCCCGATGGGCCAGCGGGTCCGGGCCGTGATGAGCGAGCTGCACGGCGAGAAGATCGACATCATCGACTGGTCGGACGACCCGGCCACCTTCGTCGGCAACGCGCTCTCCCCGGCCAAGGCGCTGCGGGTGGAGGTGGTCGACCTGGCCAGCCGGACGGCCCGGGTGACCGTGCCGGACTTCCAGCTCTCGCTGGCGATCGGGCGGGAAGGGCAGAACGCCCGGCTCGCGGCCCGGTTGACCGGTTGGCGGATCGACATCCGCTCCGACGCGGAGCAGAGCGGCACGCCCGGACGGGGCGGAGCTGATCACGTTCCCGAGGCGGGCGGCGCGATCTCGAGCAGCTAG